The Blautia luti nucleotide sequence TGTCCATTTCATGAATAAGAAAAAAGTCGCATTTATCTGTGTTCATAACTCATGCCGTAGTCAGATAGCAGAGGCATTGGGAAAACATCTGGCATCAGATATATTTGAAAGCTATTCGGCCGGAACAGAGACAAAGCCTCAGATTAATCAGGATGCCGTTCGTGTCATGAAAGAGATTTATGGAATAGACATGGAAGCAAATGGTCAGTATAGTAAGCTGATTACTGATATCCCAGATGTTGATATCGCAATATCAATGGGCTGTAATGTGGGATGTCCTTTTATTGGAAGGGCATTTGATGATAACTGGGGAATTGATGATCCAACGGGGAAATCAGACGATGATTTTAAGGCTGTGATACAGCGGATTGAGGAGAATATCTTTGAGTTAAAGAAAAGATTGAGCGAGAACAAATAGAATACCTGCAGAACAAAATGGCAGCTTATCAGCTTTATGACACAGGGTTTACTGTGACAAAGGAAGATAAGCTGCTTTCGTTATCTATCTGCAAGTATTCCAGTAGGATTCCTGTTTTGAGACAAATGTCCGGAAGGTGGGTAACTACTTCCTGTCCTTGCTATTCTCTATCTTTAGCTGTTGAATACAAAAATGATTTAGGAAGTTTAGCCTTTTGGTTGTCGGGATTTTTGCACAGCCATTTGGTGTAAACTGATAATATTAGAAAAAGAAATCAAGGGGGAACTGGCAGATGAAAGGTTATAACACAAGCAACGGATACATGGGATACGTAGAAGGCAAATACATTTTATTTGCCAGTGAACAGGAATATTTCGAGTTTATGCACTACAGGGGTTATATCTATGTTATACTTGAGTTGGTATTAAAGGATTTAGTGAGGACTTGATTGATGCTGTAAAATTAATCTTGAGCCGATGAGAAAGATTTCCGGTCAGGATAAATAAGAATTAGAAATTAAATACAGGAGAAAATAAATGGTAAAGCAAATCGTAAGAGACATTTTCTTTTTAGGCCAGCCATCCAAGCCAGCCACAAAAGCAGATATCCAGATTGGGAAGGATCTGCAGGACACACTGCAGGCGAACCGGGAACGGTGCGTTGGTATGGCTGCAAATATGATTGGTGTAAGGAAGAATATTATCATTGTGAACATGGGATTTATAGATGTTGTTATGTTTAACCCTGTGATTGTTTCAAAGCATGACATGTATGAGACGGAAGAAGGCTGTCTGTCTCTGGATGGTGTTCGTAAGACGACCAGATATCAGGAAATTGAAGTAGAATATTATGACTTCAACTGAAAAAAACAGCGGCAGAAGCTGTCCGGATGGACGGCACAGATCTGTCAACATGAAATTGATCATTTGTCTGGGAAGATCATATAATCGAATGCGGATTGCGACGTGGCCGGTATGTTAAAGAATGTACTGATTGTGGTGGATGATATAGAAAAATCCATAGAGTTTTATAGGGACTTATTTGGACTGCAAGTGATTCTTAAGAATGAAG carries:
- a CDS encoding arsenate reductase ArsC, encoding MNKKKVAFICVHNSCRSQIAEALGKHLASDIFESYSAGTETKPQINQDAVRVMKEIYGIDMEANGQYSKLITDIPDVDIAISMGCNVGCPFIGRAFDDNWGIDDPTGKSDDDFKAVIQRIEENIFELKKRLSENK